The following coding sequences lie in one Myxococcales bacterium genomic window:
- a CDS encoding chromosome partition protein MukE: protein MSTTRFERLEDVILEPVFPDVDLALRRGRHIGADELAFYTFLVDAREHLEPLYRRYGCELVYKADGYFYLLPTSEKLGRRHLRPTEMLVGQALALLYLDPRTVEQGGVVGRDEVLGQLATVLGTDDLVRAFNPQKKRLDERVAEEGVRTKVTEAVRRLAALGFVAVADDGRTKLRPALLRFAEPARLAEPPEVVLARLASEGEVVLTDGDDVPPDDDVALGDDTEAPEDGDTLEAREAEDGGFEPEDGEPAP from the coding sequence ATGAGCACGACCCGCTTCGAGAGGCTCGAGGACGTCATCCTCGAGCCGGTCTTCCCCGACGTCGATCTCGCGCTCCGCCGCGGCAGACACATCGGCGCCGACGAGCTTGCGTTCTACACATTTCTCGTGGACGCGCGCGAGCACCTCGAGCCGCTCTACCGCCGCTACGGCTGCGAGCTCGTCTACAAGGCCGACGGGTACTTCTACCTGCTCCCCACCTCGGAGAAGCTCGGGCGGCGGCACCTCCGCCCCACCGAGATGCTGGTCGGGCAAGCGCTCGCGCTGCTCTACCTCGATCCGCGCACCGTCGAGCAGGGCGGCGTCGTCGGGCGCGACGAGGTGCTCGGGCAGCTCGCCACGGTGCTCGGCACCGACGATCTCGTGCGCGCCTTCAACCCGCAGAAGAAACGCCTCGACGAGCGCGTCGCGGAGGAGGGCGTGCGCACGAAGGTCACCGAGGCCGTTCGTCGCCTCGCCGCGCTCGGGTTCGTCGCCGTCGCCGACGATGGACGCACCAAGCTCCGCCCCGCGCTGCTGCGGTTCGCCGAGCCGGCGCGCCTCGCCGAGCCACCGGAGGTGGTCCTCGCGAGGCTAGCCTCCGAAGGCGAGGTCGTGCTCACCGACGGCGACGACGTCCCACCGGACGACGACGTCGCGCTCGGCGACGACACCGAGGCGCCGGAGGACGGCGACACCCTCGAAGCTCGCGAAGCGGAAGACGGGGGCTTCGAGCCGGAGGACGGGGAGCCCGCCCCATGA
- a CDS encoding condensin subunit MukF has protein sequence MTDAADDHDHDRTSDPTAASPVAERDARAALVALARRQPTLDLGAVDLLFLAALHLRGVRSALSSFDEPQLYDVFDEVSALAEAAPEGRSRARATHAIRRLREQHTLARVDHAGVLRRGEYSLTRLGAAVAEFFLEDDALTRENLPLLTSTLLASLEAVERAAHRATTESEWEATVTAPLRVTVADLVAGIQRRQRGFDLQQEELRHEVGELLKADWFGAVERCEGLLESTGKTLRELGDVLMRDTHAAQARLQDIQDIAASAGAGLAETAARAVMDQIDRVAAWGSARQRGFSEYYQYVHRFLRDVVRLDPTRAVTQRLRDQLAGRLGRSFSLLVALEAPPTLLREGTHVPDPGPPPRRPKKPREAALEEREPPPDPREVLQGKVSAALADGARSLAEVVRVTTRDVETDARFVEAGRIAEAVGRLARPLARAERPWVPTDDGFELEEWPLMRERASAAGER, from the coding sequence GTGACCGACGCCGCTGACGACCACGACCACGACCGCACGAGCGACCCCACGGCCGCCTCGCCGGTCGCCGAGCGCGACGCACGGGCCGCGCTCGTCGCCCTCGCGCGGCGTCAGCCGACCCTCGACCTCGGCGCGGTCGATCTCCTGTTCCTGGCGGCGCTCCACCTACGCGGCGTCCGCTCGGCGCTCTCCAGCTTCGACGAACCGCAGCTCTATGACGTGTTCGACGAGGTCTCGGCCCTCGCCGAGGCCGCGCCCGAGGGTCGGAGCCGGGCGCGCGCGACCCACGCGATCCGACGCCTCCGCGAGCAGCACACCCTCGCCCGGGTCGACCACGCGGGCGTCCTACGGCGCGGCGAGTACTCCCTGACGCGGCTCGGCGCGGCCGTGGCCGAGTTCTTCCTCGAAGACGACGCCCTCACCCGGGAGAACCTGCCGCTCCTCACGTCGACGCTGCTCGCGAGCCTCGAGGCGGTCGAGCGAGCCGCGCACCGGGCCACCACCGAGAGCGAGTGGGAGGCGACCGTCACGGCCCCACTCCGAGTGACGGTCGCCGATCTCGTGGCGGGCATCCAGCGCAGACAGCGCGGCTTCGACCTGCAGCAGGAGGAGCTGCGCCACGAGGTCGGCGAGCTGCTCAAGGCAGACTGGTTCGGCGCCGTCGAGCGCTGCGAGGGCCTGCTCGAGTCCACGGGCAAGACGCTGCGCGAGCTCGGCGACGTGCTCATGCGCGACACCCACGCGGCCCAGGCGCGCCTCCAAGACATCCAGGACATCGCGGCCAGCGCCGGCGCGGGCCTCGCCGAGACCGCGGCACGCGCCGTCATGGACCAGATCGACCGCGTCGCGGCCTGGGGCTCGGCACGCCAGCGCGGCTTCTCGGAGTACTACCAGTACGTCCACCGCTTCCTGCGCGACGTCGTGCGCCTCGACCCCACGCGCGCGGTGACCCAGCGCCTGCGCGACCAGCTCGCCGGTCGGCTCGGTCGCAGCTTCTCGCTGCTCGTCGCGCTGGAGGCCCCGCCCACGCTGCTGCGCGAGGGGACCCACGTGCCCGACCCTGGCCCACCGCCGCGGCGCCCCAAGAAGCCGCGCGAGGCCGCGCTCGAGGAGCGCGAGCCCCCGCCCGATCCACGCGAGGTGCTGCAGGGCAAGGTGAGCGCGGCGCTCGCCGACGGCGCGCGCTCCCTCGCGGAGGTCGTCCGCGTGACCACACGCGACGTGGAGACGGACGCACGCTTCGTCGAGGCGGGGCGTATCGCGGAGGCCGTGGGGCGCCTCGCGCGGCCGCTCGCCCGCGCCGAGCGCCCCTGGGTGCCGACGGACGACGGCTTCGAGCTCGAGGAGTGGCCCCTGATGCGCGAGCGCGCGAGCGCGGCCGGAGAGAGATGA
- a CDS encoding protein kinase — MDRTSFNQTLDLVQEALGDRYLVTGPLAQGGMSLLLRGRQTLLDQPVAIKVMHAQAVGNRSLRDRFVREARILASLQAPQVSRVYDAGALKDGRLYLVMELLQGENLEAISERGPLALGLAARLLMQVCDGLIAAHDKGIVHRDLKPENVFIVPDASGQMCAKLIDFGIAKDASDQKEVTGTYTIVGSPLYVPPEQIASSRTVDKRADIWAMGIMLYQLVLQRHPFEDASLALLLNKIQNEPLPPFPPDSDPMFELIVERCLAKDPDDRYPTANELKEALASLADQEPIDHDEDMPTIGPRPAPRADTPTASPPPEHKELAAPPRKPSPPAAVAPRPKPRDPREEPVSAPGDDLQPVSSTENTLLRPPPATAPARPPSEAAPVHDAAPDARPPTPNDEPTIDVSSTLPSPGQPSVNRPRPAQSPTPPPAPAQPSKPAPPAPPAPPRALAPTPHAPPPAPAQAATPSAPPQPQSPPSPQGQAPPMPQPAPPHGPPPQGPPPAPQAQLHAAPGGTPQPPQGFSAQGQDPNAAPGGRPIPAQTPPPQGQAGFAQGGPPPARPGHQTIPLGRPPAGARSSRGHTVPLMPGVGGGAPRSAPVFAEPLPPPRAQVPTVIVERRTALWPYVALGVGIVLVVASIAFAVTR, encoded by the coding sequence GTGGACCGCACGTCGTTCAACCAGACTCTCGATCTCGTGCAAGAGGCCCTGGGCGATCGCTACCTCGTGACGGGGCCGCTCGCACAAGGAGGCATGTCGCTGCTGCTGCGCGGGCGCCAGACGCTGCTCGACCAGCCCGTCGCGATCAAGGTCATGCACGCGCAGGCGGTAGGCAACCGCTCCCTCCGCGACAGGTTCGTGCGCGAGGCGCGCATTCTGGCGAGCCTGCAGGCACCGCAGGTGTCGCGGGTGTACGACGCCGGGGCGCTGAAGGACGGGCGGCTCTACCTCGTCATGGAGTTGCTCCAGGGCGAGAACCTCGAGGCCATCTCCGAACGAGGGCCCCTCGCGCTCGGTCTCGCCGCCAGGCTGCTCATGCAGGTGTGCGACGGTCTCATCGCGGCCCACGACAAAGGGATCGTGCACCGGGATCTGAAGCCCGAGAACGTGTTCATCGTGCCGGACGCGTCCGGTCAGATGTGCGCGAAGCTCATCGACTTCGGCATCGCGAAGGACGCTTCGGACCAGAAAGAGGTGACCGGCACCTACACGATCGTCGGCTCCCCGCTCTACGTGCCGCCGGAGCAGATCGCTTCGTCGCGCACCGTGGACAAGCGCGCCGACATCTGGGCGATGGGCATCATGCTCTACCAGCTCGTGCTCCAGCGTCACCCGTTCGAGGACGCTTCGCTCGCGCTCTTGCTGAACAAGATCCAGAACGAGCCCCTGCCGCCGTTCCCCCCCGACTCGGATCCGATGTTCGAGCTCATCGTGGAGCGGTGCCTGGCGAAGGACCCGGACGACCGCTACCCCACCGCGAACGAGCTCAAGGAGGCCCTGGCGTCCCTCGCCGACCAGGAGCCAATCGATCACGACGAGGACATGCCGACGATCGGCCCGCGGCCAGCGCCGCGAGCCGATACGCCGACCGCGAGCCCGCCGCCCGAGCACAAGGAGCTGGCGGCGCCTCCGAGAAAGCCGAGCCCGCCGGCCGCCGTGGCGCCGCGCCCAAAGCCACGCGATCCCCGTGAAGAGCCCGTCAGCGCGCCCGGCGACGACTTGCAGCCGGTCTCGAGCACGGAGAACACGTTGCTGCGACCTCCGCCCGCGACCGCGCCCGCGAGGCCACCGAGCGAGGCGGCCCCGGTCCACGACGCGGCGCCTGACGCGCGCCCCCCCACGCCGAACGACGAGCCCACGATCGACGTGTCGTCGACCCTCCCCTCCCCGGGGCAACCCAGCGTGAACCGGCCGCGTCCCGCGCAGTCGCCCACCCCACCGCCTGCGCCGGCGCAGCCGTCCAAGCCAGCGCCGCCAGCGCCGCCGGCGCCCCCCCGGGCTTTGGCCCCCACCCCACACGCTCCACCCCCCGCGCCCGCGCAGGCCGCCACCCCAAGCGCGCCCCCGCAGCCTCAGAGCCCGCCGTCGCCGCAGGGCCAAGCGCCGCCAATGCCACAGCCGGCGCCACCGCACGGCCCGCCGCCGCAGGGCCCGCCGCCCGCGCCGCAGGCCCAGCTGCACGCCGCTCCCGGTGGGACTCCCCAGCCGCCGCAAGGCTTCTCGGCGCAGGGCCAGGACCCGAACGCCGCCCCGGGGGGGCGCCCGATCCCCGCCCAGACCCCACCCCCGCAGGGGCAAGCCGGGTTCGCGCAGGGCGGGCCGCCTCCGGCCCGGCCCGGGCACCAGACGATCCCGCTGGGACGCCCGCCGGCCGGGGCGCGGAGCTCGCGGGGCCACACGGTGCCCCTCATGCCGGGCGTCGGGGGCGGCGCGCCCCGAAGCGCGCCAGTGTTCGCCGAGCCTCTCCCGCCGCCGCGCGCGCAAGTGCCCACGGTCATCGTCGAGCGTCGCACCGCGCTCTGGCCCTACGTAGCGCTCGGTGTGGGCATCGTCCTGGTCGTCGCGTCGATCGCGTTCGCGGTCACGCGGTGA
- a CDS encoding Hsp70 family protein: protein MSHEKRASPRDTAVGLDLGTTNTVLAFTRPAEALARVFPVPQRVTRDTIEALALLPSCLYAPLPGELPGDPSFVVGRFAKGRGAEVPQRAVTSAKSWLCHAAVDRRAAILPFGLDVEGAETPKLSPVEASRRVLEHVQSAWNASHADAPLAEVTLALTVPASFDDDARELTRMAAEQAGLSVRLLEEPVAAVYDFLGRDDAEATLRELGEGALVLVCDVGGGTTDLSLVRITDTERAAPTLTRVASGRHILLGGDNMDLALAYALEERFVQRGERLPPARFAELTAACREAKEQLFSSDLDSVNVTLLGHGSKLVGGSRTTPLSRELAREVVVGGFFPTAPPGARAAARPAALRGLGLPYERDPAITRHVATFLARVAAAEGTGAARPRAVLLNGGVFRAPHLAQAFLASLAESFDHGASRGPRLLPNPEPELAVARGAATYARLLARGEGARVRGGSARSYFIGLGDPGAPKAVCVVPRGAEEGARHAAPERRFSLALGQRARFALYASDVDRSAPGDVVALDDERFFPLPPLVARLGEPLERGAAEVSLEGEVSQIGTLELGCVTETGRRFRLAFRLEPQDSASVAPPAPSPTIAPPTEKVHSALVIAQVDARVAAVFGKRSEATPREVKDLPRELERLLGEKGTWRAETARALADRLLEAPGSRRRSADHERVWFQLVGHCLRPGRGAHGDPERVEALARTWEGRLAFPDEARGWAAFFVAFRRTASGLPAPVQESIAELAAQVLAPREVGLKRPKRLPEAQDELLSLAASLERVPPRARAALGEWLFDRVRAKDDARVWEGLGRLGARVPSYGPAHEVLPAGLVEVWLERLLRAEWGRDARFARAAALLARRTDDRARDVSPRLRELTIARLDSAGAPEVWRHLVAEVVVPEAYPEGEASLFDDELPPGLTLAGNG from the coding sequence ATGAGCCACGAGAAGCGCGCCTCCCCGCGCGACACCGCGGTCGGCCTCGACCTCGGCACGACGAACACGGTGCTCGCCTTCACGCGGCCCGCCGAGGCGCTCGCGCGCGTATTCCCCGTGCCTCAGCGAGTGACGAGGGACACGATCGAGGCGCTCGCGCTGCTGCCATCCTGCCTCTACGCGCCGCTTCCGGGAGAGCTCCCGGGCGACCCGTCGTTCGTCGTCGGGCGCTTCGCCAAAGGCCGCGGCGCCGAGGTGCCGCAGCGGGCCGTCACGAGCGCGAAGAGCTGGCTATGCCACGCCGCCGTGGACCGGCGCGCGGCCATCCTTCCGTTCGGCCTCGACGTGGAGGGCGCGGAGACGCCCAAGCTCTCGCCGGTGGAGGCGAGCCGTCGGGTGCTCGAACATGTGCAGTCTGCATGGAACGCGAGCCACGCGGACGCGCCCCTCGCCGAGGTCACGCTCGCCCTCACCGTGCCGGCGTCCTTCGACGACGACGCCCGGGAGCTCACGCGGATGGCGGCCGAGCAGGCGGGCCTCTCGGTGAGGCTGCTCGAGGAGCCCGTGGCGGCCGTCTACGACTTCCTCGGCCGCGACGACGCCGAGGCCACGCTCCGGGAGCTAGGCGAGGGCGCGCTCGTGCTCGTCTGCGACGTCGGAGGGGGCACCACGGATCTGTCGCTCGTGCGCATCACCGACACCGAGCGCGCCGCCCCCACGCTGACGCGCGTGGCGAGCGGTCGGCACATTCTGCTCGGCGGCGACAACATGGACCTCGCCCTCGCGTACGCCCTCGAAGAGCGCTTCGTGCAGCGCGGCGAGCGCCTGCCCCCCGCCCGGTTCGCGGAGCTCACCGCGGCCTGCCGCGAGGCCAAAGAGCAGCTCTTCTCGAGTGATCTGGACAGCGTCAACGTCACGCTCCTGGGCCACGGGAGCAAGCTCGTCGGCGGCTCGCGCACGACCCCGCTGTCGCGTGAGCTCGCGCGTGAGGTGGTCGTCGGCGGGTTCTTCCCCACCGCACCGCCCGGCGCCAGGGCCGCGGCCCGCCCGGCGGCCCTCCGCGGGCTCGGCCTCCCCTACGAGCGCGATCCGGCGATCACCCGGCACGTCGCGACCTTCCTCGCGCGGGTCGCCGCGGCGGAGGGGACCGGCGCCGCGCGCCCACGCGCCGTTCTGCTGAACGGAGGGGTCTTCCGCGCCCCGCACCTCGCCCAGGCGTTCCTCGCGTCGCTCGCCGAGAGCTTCGACCACGGTGCGTCGCGCGGGCCGCGCCTGCTCCCGAACCCGGAGCCGGAGCTGGCGGTCGCGCGCGGCGCGGCGACCTATGCGCGTCTGCTCGCGCGGGGTGAGGGCGCGCGCGTCCGCGGCGGATCCGCGCGAAGCTACTTCATCGGCCTGGGCGATCCGGGCGCGCCGAAGGCGGTGTGCGTGGTGCCCCGAGGCGCGGAGGAGGGCGCGCGGCACGCGGCGCCCGAGCGTCGCTTCTCGCTCGCCCTCGGGCAGCGCGCGCGCTTCGCTCTCTACGCGTCGGACGTCGACCGGAGCGCGCCCGGCGACGTCGTGGCGCTCGACGACGAGCGCTTCTTCCCCCTCCCTCCGCTCGTGGCGCGCCTCGGGGAGCCGCTGGAGCGGGGCGCCGCGGAGGTGTCGCTCGAGGGCGAGGTGAGCCAGATCGGGACGCTCGAGCTCGGGTGCGTCACCGAGACCGGCCGCAGGTTCCGCCTCGCGTTCAGGCTGGAGCCGCAGGACAGCGCCTCGGTGGCCCCGCCGGCGCCGAGCCCCACGATCGCCCCGCCAACCGAGAAGGTGCATTCTGCACTCGTCATCGCGCAGGTCGACGCCCGCGTCGCCGCGGTGTTCGGCAAGCGCTCGGAGGCCACCCCACGCGAGGTGAAGGACCTACCGCGCGAGCTCGAGCGGCTGCTCGGCGAGAAGGGGACGTGGCGCGCCGAGACGGCCCGCGCGCTCGCCGACCGCCTCCTCGAAGCGCCGGGCTCGCGCAGGCGGAGCGCCGATCACGAGCGGGTGTGGTTCCAGCTCGTCGGCCACTGCCTCCGCCCGGGGCGAGGCGCCCACGGCGATCCCGAGCGGGTGGAGGCCCTCGCGCGCACCTGGGAGGGGCGGCTCGCCTTCCCCGACGAGGCCCGGGGCTGGGCGGCCTTTTTTGTCGCGTTTCGTCGCACGGCGTCGGGGCTCCCCGCGCCCGTTCAAGAGTCGATCGCCGAGCTCGCGGCGCAGGTCCTGGCGCCCAGAGAGGTCGGCCTGAAGCGACCGAAGCGCCTGCCCGAGGCCCAGGACGAGCTGCTGTCGCTCGCCGCGAGCCTCGAGCGCGTGCCGCCGCGCGCGCGGGCGGCCTTGGGCGAGTGGCTCTTCGACCGCGTGCGAGCGAAAGACGACGCGCGCGTGTGGGAAGGGCTCGGCAGGCTGGGCGCGCGCGTCCCCAGCTATGGCCCCGCGCACGAGGTGCTCCCCGCAGGTCTCGTCGAGGTGTGGCTCGAGCGCCTGCTCCGCGCGGAGTGGGGCCGCGACGCGCGGTTCGCCCGAGCCGCGGCGCTGCTCGCGCGGCGCACCGACGATCGCGCGCGTGACGTCAGCCCGCGTCTCCGCGAGCTCACGATCGCGCGGCTCGACTCGGCAGGCGCCCCGGAAGTGTGGCGCCACCTCGTCGCCGAGGTGGTGGTGCCCGAGGCCTACCCCGAGGGCGAGGCCTCGCTCTTCGACGACGAGCTCCCGCCCGGGCTGACGCTCGCTGGCAACGGCTGA
- a CDS encoding DUF2760 domain-containing protein produces the protein MQPSHASRVFPGALRSTTVSAVAADDPSFLTRFFFAFACFFRVLSDGAFAGAARALASGAPAPTPTPPATPPAPAAPAPKQTEPAPPRPPAHESALAFLALLQREGRLIDFLEEDVQSFPDADLGAAARVVHAGCRKALREHVKLEPVRSEAEGARLTLPAGFDARETKLTGNVSGEGPFSGTLQHRGYRAVEITLPAALEGHDARVVAQAEVEL, from the coding sequence ATGCAACCTTCACATGCCTCTCGCGTCTTCCCCGGGGCGTTGCGCTCGACTACGGTCTCGGCCGTGGCCGCCGACGACCCCTCCTTCTTGACTCGCTTCTTCTTCGCGTTCGCGTGCTTCTTCCGCGTCCTGTCGGACGGCGCCTTCGCAGGCGCGGCCCGCGCGCTCGCCTCTGGCGCGCCCGCGCCCACCCCCACACCGCCGGCCACGCCGCCCGCCCCGGCGGCGCCCGCGCCCAAGCAAACGGAGCCCGCTCCGCCTCGCCCGCCGGCCCATGAGTCGGCGCTGGCGTTCCTCGCGCTCCTCCAGCGCGAGGGCCGGCTCATCGACTTCCTGGAGGAAGACGTGCAGAGCTTCCCCGACGCCGACCTCGGGGCCGCGGCGAGGGTCGTCCACGCCGGCTGCCGCAAGGCGCTGCGCGAGCACGTCAAGCTCGAGCCGGTGCGCTCTGAGGCCGAAGGCGCGCGGCTCACGCTGCCCGCGGGGTTCGACGCGCGCGAGACCAAGCTCACGGGCAACGTCAGCGGCGAGGGGCCCTTCAGCGGAACGCTGCAGCACCGCGGCTACCGCGCCGTGGAGATCACCTTGCCCGCCGCGCTCGAAGGGCACGACGCGCGCGTCGTCGCCCAGGCGGAGGTCGAGCTGTGA